In one Conger conger chromosome 5, fConCon1.1, whole genome shotgun sequence genomic region, the following are encoded:
- the cfap206 gene encoding cilia- and flagella-associated protein 206: MSRAQAESVIKNIIREVAQECAGKGQSVSETLVAFTVKAVVLDPRNQFNVDRTLTNNDVRNLIELCVDRLLDQESPALDTIKMQVYFDMNYTSRRELLEEHQRVLRSRLAAVSREITESRVKDREELDILYLAIVSYVLLRSGVGSPTDINTVREATAALQSVFPQSEMGTFMSLLRKDKEQQLNELSMIVLGIRLFNRDSGKGGEGIDDLPSVLKELISTTKTDILSELKASSDLACQQTALLEWLHDPVDGPSEFFIPKSLLNQAVYNVRQHEAFLNIILADEGLCEMQVESLQANLRTQMKDLRATVEFKTAIPTAQVFPHFTALAKTWAGLQDEIVLLGVLGNMAANLRPFIATQSRVLPKEQLDDLLEGMQVKSDEQRMKDSSGNPVDPTQFENIEWLFPETTANFDKLALQFKGICGYTLVEKEGFLLPGNPYIGTLKHREKYYIFSSKEAACSFAAKPEEYIAQVAEIAKKAPELIHLLELHQQFASVTPYSEVQSGERLMVRPIVKCDSCTQTDTHLVETNIVRSYEWNEWELRRKAIKLANLQRKLTQSVQTDLSHMRRDNVTQTYPSKDASCQSKKDGQSNVPKPQVYLAGLRGGGLKPTNMVKANLTRAVDE, encoded by the exons ATGTCTCGTGCTCAAGCTGAAAGCGTCATCAAAAATATTATTCGTGAAGTTGCTCAGGAATGTGCGGGGAAAGGACAGAGCGTATCAGAAACTTTGGTTGCGTTTACG GTAAAGGCTGTTGTTTTAGACCCAAGAAATCAATTCAACGTTGATCGGACTCTTACAAACAATGATGTACGAAACCTCATTGAG TTATGTGTTGACCGCCTCCTGGATCAAGAAAGTCCTGCCCTTGACACAATCAAAATGCAGGTCTATTTTGATATGAATTACACATCACGAC GTGAGCTCCTGGAGGAGCATCAGCGTGTGCTTCGGTCGAGGTTGGCTGCAGTGAGCCGTGAAATTACAGAGAGCCGAGTCAAGGATCGCGAGGAGCTGGATATCCTTTACCTTGCGATCGTTAGCTATGTGCTGCTTCGCTCTGGCGTCGGCTCCCCTACCGACATCAATACAGTGCGAGAGGCAACCG CTGCCTTGCAGAGTGTGTTCCCGCAGTCGGAGATGGGAACCTTCATGTCCCTCCTCAGGAAGGACAAGGAGCAGCAGCTGAATGAGCTCAGCATGATCGTCTTGGGCATCCGTCTCTTCAACAGGGACAgcgggaagggaggggagggcatCGATGACC TGCCTTCAGTCTTGAAAGAGCTCATTTCCACCACCAAGACTGACATTCTATCAGAGCTCAAGGCTTCGTCTGACTTAGCCTGCCAGCAAACAGCCTTGCTTGAGTGGTTGCATGACCCTGTGGACGGGCCCAGTGAATTCTTCATCCCGAAGTCCCTGCTGAACCAGGCGGTGTACAACGTGAGGCAGCACGAAGCTTTCCTGAACATCATCTTG GCAGACGAAGGCTTATGTGAAATGCAAGTGGAATCGCTGCAGGCAAACCTACGCACACAAATGAAGGACTTAAGGGCGACTGTCGAGTTCAAGACCGCAATTCCAACTGCCCAGGTTTTT CCGCATTTCACAGCTCTGGCCAAGACGTGGGCGGGGCTACAGGATGAGATCGTGCTGCTGGGTGTCCTTGgcaacatggcagccaatctgcGGCCCTTCATAGCCACGCAGTCCCGGGTCCTTCCTAAAGAGCAACTTGACGATTTGCTGGAGGGCATGCAGGTGAAGAGCGATGAGCAGAGGATGAAGGATTCCTCAG GGAACCCTGTTGATCCCACGCAGTTTGAAAACATAGAATGGCTCTTCCCTGAAACCACAGCTAACTTTGACAAACTGGCTCTTCAGTTCAAAGGAATCTGTGGGTATACACTTGTGGAGAAGGAGGGCTTTCTTTTGCCAG GTAACCCATATATTGGGACCCTGAAGCACAGAGAGAAATACTACATTTTCAGTTCCAAAGAGGCGGCTTGCAGTTTCGCCGCAAAGCCGGAGGAATACATCGCGCAGGTCGCCGAAATCGCCAAGAAGGCCCCAGAGCTTATTCACCTGCTGGAACTCCACCAGCAGTTTGCCTCTGTCACTCCATATTCAGAG GTGCAGTCAGGAGAGAGGCTGATGGTGAGGCCCATCGTGAAGTGTGACAGCTGCACGCAAACTGACACACACTTGGTGGAGACAAACATTGTGAGGTCGTATGAATGGAACGAATGGGAACTCAGAAGAAAAGCCATCAAACTG GCCAACCTGCAGAGAAAACTGACCCAATCTGTGCAGACGGATCTCAGCCACATGAGAAGGGACAATGTCACCCAGACGTACCCTTCCAAAGACGCTTCCTGCCAAAGCAAGAAGGACGGCCAGAGCAATGTTCCAAAACCGCAGGTGTACCTGGCAGGCCTTCGCGGAGGGGGATTAAAGCCAACGAATATGGTCAAAGCCAATTTAACAAGGGCAGTCGATGAATAA